A genomic region of Eucalyptus grandis isolate ANBG69807.140 chromosome 5, ASM1654582v1, whole genome shotgun sequence contains the following coding sequences:
- the LOC120293412 gene encoding LOW QUALITY PROTEIN: CTD small phosphatase-like protein 2 (The sequence of the model RefSeq protein was modified relative to this genomic sequence to represent the inferred CDS: inserted 2 bases in 1 codon): protein MPALRMKSTPESDFSSLGFLTDREVATQDSECNGAIAKLEQLDEEKSYLEKQVSFLADSSSSGKMEPSHSSPTNLETIFSPILEPDELLSIESVSFDLAGSTCDFGVALLEADESFQNKGSCDYQSCSISDFYISDMFITGLRPDDVTMDDDDATGLMPLTGYEGDESSMLFDVSDKYMMVPLVGSTLIASAVEDTKSHEQGTVDPDGPSFYMSMDQMRCYNSESECHSDLDEAECFDPHLFIRTLPDLSDEVSSFQPTASHKEMQKRKSVTLVLDLDETLVHSTLEPCDDADFTFTVFFNMKEHTVYVKXRPYLQTFLERVADLFNVVIFTASQSVYAEQLLDILDPYQKLISRRVYRESCTFCDGTYTKDLTILGVDLAKVAIIDNSPQVFRLQVNNGIPIKSWFDDPSDCALVSLLPFLETLVEADDVRPIIARRFGNKE from the exons ATGCCAGCATTAAGAATGAAAAGCACACCAG aatctgacttttcttctctGGGTTTCCTCACTG ACAGAGAAGTGGCCACTCAAGATAGTGAATGCAATGGAGCCATTGCCAAACTGGAACAACTTGATGAGGAAAAGAGTTATCTAGAGAAGCAGGTGTCATTTCTTGCtgattcatcttcttcaggCAAAATG GAACCTTCCCATTCCAGTCCAACTAATTTGGAGACTATTTTTTCTCCCATTTTGGAGCCTGATGAACTACTTAGCATAGAAAGTGTCTCCTTTG ACTTGGCAGGTAGCACTTGTGATTTTGGTGTGGCATTGTTGGAGGCAGATGAAAGCTTTCAAAACAAGGGGTCATGTGACTACCAAAGCTGCAGTATATCAGATTTCTACATCTCTGACATGTTTATCACGGGTTTACGACCTGATGATGTTAcaatggatgatgatgatgcaacTGGATTAATGCCTTTAACTGGGTACGAGGGTGATGAGTCAAGTATGCTGTTTGATGTCTCTGACAAATACATGATGGTACCACTTGTAGGGAGTACACTTATTGCTAGTGCAGTTGAAGATACCAAGTCACATGAACAAGGAACAGTTGATCCAGATGGACCCAGCTTTTATATGTCAATGGATCAGATGAGATGCTACAACTCTGAATCAGAATGCCATTCTGATTTGGACGAAGCTGAGTGCTTTGATCCACATTTGTTCATCAGAACATTACCGGACTTGTCCGATGAAGTGTCGAGTTTTCAGCCCACAGCATCGCACAAGGAAATGCAGAAAAGGAAATCTGTGACACTGGTGCTTGATCTCGATG AAACACTCGTTCATTCTACATTGGAGCCCTGTGATGATGCTGATTTTACCTTTACTGtctttttcaatatgaaagagCACACTGTATATGTCAA ACGGCCTTATCTGCAAACCTTCTTGGAGAGAGTTGCAGACTTGTTCAATGTTGTTATCTTTACAGCCAGCCAAAGCGTCTATGCAGAGCAACTGCTTGACATACTGGATCCATACCAAAAGCTAATATCACGTCGAGTTTATCGTGAATCATGTACTTTTTGTGATGGCACTTACACGAAAGATTTGACCATCTTAGGTGTTGACTTGGCTAAAGTTGCTATTATTGATAATTCTCCACAG GTATTCCGGTTGCAAGTGAATAATGGAATTCCTATTAAGAGTTGGTTTGATGATCCATCAGATTGTGCATTAGTATCGCTCCTTCCCTTTTTAGAGACTCTGGTTGAGGCTGATGATGTACGTCCTATAATTGCTAGAAGATTCGGTAACAAGGAATAA